In Vibrio mangrovi, the DNA window GAACATCCGTGGGCAGGATATCTCATGTCTGCCGGTACTTCTCTCCTACGCCATTATCTATGAAGATGCCACGGTCGACTTTTTTATCGATCCACAGCGCGTCATTAATGGATTCGAGCAGCACGTCGGGCCTGGTGTGAATATCTGTCCTCCTGTGACGCTCGAGGCATCTCTGGCAAATCTAAAAGGTAAACAGGTTCTCTTCGATCCCGCCACCTGTAATGCCTGGTTTAGCCTGACGCTACAGAATGCCGGTGTATCAACGCTCCATGTTGTTGATCCCTGCATGCTGCCCAAAGCTGCCAAAAACGCCAGTGAAGTGTCCGGCATGCAAGCCTGTCATATCCGTGATGGTGCGGCAATGGCGAAATTCCTATCCTGGCTGGATCAGGAAGTAGCTCAGGGTAACATGCATAATGAGGCTGCTCTATCCGATCAACTGGCCCGATTCAGACAGGAAGATCCAACCTTACTGGACTTTAGTTTTGACACCATATCCGCAGCCGGAAGTAATGCCGCGATGTGCCATTACAATCACCTGAATCAGATAACTCCCGGCCAACTGACTCCGGACAGTTTCTATCTGGTAGATTCCGGTGGTCAATACACGGACGGAACCACAGATATTACACGAACTGTCGCGATTGGGACGCCATCGTCGCTGATGAAGCAGCAATTTACTCTCGTTCTCAAAGGCCATATTGCACTGGCAAGTGCCCGTTTTCCACAGGGAACATCCGGCCACCAGCTTGATGCCCTAGCCCGCCAGCATCTATGGGCTCATGGTTACGATTTTGATCATGGAACCGGCCATGGTGTCGGACACTGCCTGAATGTCCATGAAGGGCCACAGCGAATCAGCAAAGCACCAAATACCGTGGCATTACTACCGGGAATGGTGGTATCAAATGAACCGGGTTACTACCGGGCTGAGCAGTTCGGTATTCGTATCGAGAATCTAGAGCTTGTTGTTCCGGTGGATACGGAAGGTGACTTTGATGTTCTGGGTTTCGAATCGCTGACCCGTTGCCCGATTGATTTGCGGGCTATTGACTTCTCATTGCTCACTGATGCTGAAATCCAATGGCTCAATACTTATCATCAGAAAGTCTGGAATGATGTTTCCCCTCTTGTCAGTGGCATGGTAAGAGAGTGGCTTCAGCAAGCCACTCAACCTGTCAGCCAATCATAAAACGGCCCCAATCCTTGCTTAAGAAATGTCAGTCGATATCATCGGCTGGCATTTTTACAAATCATTAAAAACTGGCAAATCACCCATTACACCCCTAAATATTTTTCTCATCACAATGCTTTGATTATTAAATAGAAATTATGAAAGCAATCTTAAACTGAAAATTAATTAATCAAAAACAATTTGAGATCTAACCTTTTTGTGTGTTAATTTTTTGTTAATTAAACGTTCAATCAAAAAAATATGGAGTCTTTATGCCCAAAATCGGCATGCCAGATATCCGTAAACCGCAACTTGTCCGGGCAACGATGAATGTGATCGAACGAGTCGGGTTACATGGAGCAAGTGTCTCGCTCATCAGCAAAGAGGCCGGGGTTTCCGCCGGAATCATCAATCACTATTTCGGAGGAAAACAAGGACTGCTTGAAGAAACGATGCGTGCAATTCTGCGTGAACATTCCCGAACCATAACATCAGCTTTGAAAGCGTTGCCGAAACATGCACATTACGAACGCATCAATGCCATTATTGATGGCAACTTCAAAGGATTTCAGGCCGAGAGCGAGGTGGTAAAAACCTGGCTGGCTTTCTGGTCCTACTCCATGCACGACCCACAACTCCACCGACTACAGAGGGTGAATGAAAAGCGACTGATTTCACACCTTAAAATTGAATTGAAAGCTTTAATTCCTCAACAACAAGTCTTACCGGTTGCTCTCGGTATTGCTGCATTGGTTGACGGCATCTGGCTCCGGGGAGCGTTGAATCCACTGGGCATTGACGCCGGGCTTGCCAGAACCATGATTAACGACTATCTGGATAAACAAATTTCATATTACAACGACTTACAACTAGGTTAGGCCTCAAATGGAAATAAAATCATTGTACATACATGGCAAGCGATGTGACGCCACTTCAGGAGAAACATTCACTTCGGTTAATCCGGCAACCGGGGAAGTTCTGGCAGTGCTCGGTCAGGCTTCATCCCAGGATATTGAGGATGCGGTCGAATCAGCCAAAAAAGGTTTTGCGCTCTGGTCATCCATGACAGCGGTAGAACGTAGCCGAATTCTGCTAAAGGCCGTTGATATTCTCCGGGAAAGGAATGATGAACTGGCGGAGCTGGAAGTTCTCGATACCGGGAAGCCATTGCAGGAAGCCATTACCGTAGATATCGCAACCGGTGCAGATGTCATCGAATACTATGCAGGGCTGGCTCCGACCTTGGTGGGAACCCAGCAACCTCTCACACCAAACCAGTTTTTTTATACCCGTCAGGAACCGCTTGGAATCTGTGCCGGCATCGGAGCCTGGAATTATCCGATTCAGATTGCAATGTGGAAATCGGCACCCGCGCTTGCCGCAGGGAACGCCATGATTTTCAAGCCTTCAGAAGAAACACCACTGACAGCACTTCAACTTGCAGAGATTTATACCGAAGCCGGAGTTCCCGCCGGTGTATTCAATGTTGTTCAGGGTGATGGTCAGGTCGGAGAACAACTGACCACCCATCCGGATATCGCCAAAATATCTTTCACCGGAGAAATTGAAACCGGCAAAAAGGTCATGGCAAACAGTGCCCGGACACTCAAATCCGTCACGATGGAACTTGGCGGTAAATCTCCGCTGCTGATTTTTGAAGATGCACCACTGGATCAGGCTGTCTCAGCAGCAATGGTTGCTAATTTCTATACTCAGGGCGAAGTATGTACTAACGGAACCCGTGTATTTGTTCACGAATCTATCTACGATGATTTCTTACAGCAGCTTAAAACACGTACCGAAAAACTGGTGGTCGGTAACCCGTTAGATATGGAAACTCAGGTTGGTGCTCTGATTTCCAGAGAACACTTCAACAAAGTCATGACAGCCATTGCTGACGCACAAAATAGCAATGCCAGACTACTAACCGGTGGATTTCAGGTTAAAGAAAATGGGTTGGAGAAAGGTAACTTTGTTGCGCCAACCGTCTTCTATGACTGTGACGAAGAGATGAACCTTGTTCAACACGAAATTTTCGGCCCGGTCATGGCTGTAATGAAATTTTCAGATGAAGACGATGCCATTCACCGGGCCAATGACACTTCGTATGGATTGGCAGCCGGTGTCTTTACCCGGGATATTTCACGGGCTCATAGAATTATCCACCAGCTTCAGGCCGGGATCTGCTGGATCAACACCTGGGGAAATTCTCCGGCAGAAATGCCCGTCGGAGGATACAAAAATTCCGGAATTGGCCGGGAAAATGGTCTGGAGACACTAACCCATTATACGCAGACAAAGAGTGTCTTTATCGAATTAGGTGACTTTGAAAGTCCTTACCAGTAAGTCAGGAGCCTTCAGATGAAACAGCAGTTTGATTATATCATTGTCGGAGCCGGATCTGCCGGCTGTGTTCTGGCAGACCGGCTGACTGAATCAGGAGAATACTCGGTATTACTTCTGGAAGCCGGAGGTAGCGACAAGAGTATCTTTATTCAGATGCCTACCGCGCTCTCTTACCCGATGAATACACCGAAATACGCCTGGCAGTTTGAAACTGTTCCGGAACGAGGACTCAATGGGCGTCAGCTCCATTGTCCGCGGGGAAAAGTTCTTGGAGGCAGTTCATCGATCAATGGAATGGTTTATGTGCGTGGTCATGCCTGTGATTTTGATGAATGGGAAAATCAGGGAGCAAAAGGCTGGAGCTATGCAGATTGTCTGCCCTACTTCAAACGGGCAGAATCCTGGTCCGGTGGCGGCGATCAATATCGTGGTCATGACGGTCCGGTTGCGACCTGTAACGGCAACGATATGCAGCTCAATCCTTTATATGCAGCTTTCATTCGGGCAGGCGTGGATGCCGGTTATCCAGAAACGAAAGACTATAACGGCTACCAGCAGGAAGGTTTTGGGCCAATGCATATGACCGTTGATCGGGGCGTACGGGCATCAACCGCCAATGCTTACCTGAAGCGGGCATTAAAGCGACCAAACCTGACCCTGATAAAAAATGTGGTTGCCAGAAAAATCCTGCTGGACGGCAAAAGAGCAACCGGGATTGAATTTGAACACAACGGAACCATTCAGACGGTACACGCCCATAGAGAGATTATCTCATCTGCCGGTTCGGTCGGCTCTGTTCAACTGTTGCAATGCTCAGGGATCGGCCCGGGAGATGTACTGAAAGCTGCCGGAGTTGAACTTCGCCACGAACTTCCCGGTGTCGGAGAAAACCTTCAGGATCATCTCGAAGTTTATTTCCAGTATCAGTGTAAGCAGCCTATCACACTCAACAGTAAACTGGGCCTTATCAGTAAAGGCCTCATCGGTACTCAGTGGATATTAACGCATCGGGGACTCGGAGCCACCAACCACTTTGAGTCCTGTGCCTTTATTCGCTCCCGTCCCGGACTGAAATGGCCGAATATCCAGTATCACTTCCTGCCGGCAGCCATGCGTTACGATGGACAGGCAGCTTTCTCCGGACACGGATTCCAGGTTCACGTAGGCCCGAATAAACCAGAAAGCCGGGGGAAAATCACAATTACCTCGTCGGATCCACATATAAAACCTGCGATTGAATTTAACTACCTGTCAACCGAACAGGATCAGCAGGACTGGCGGGATTGCATCCACCTGACCCGGGAAATCCTTTCTCAACCAGCTCTTGATGCTTACCGTGGAGATGAAATCCAGCCCGGAGCCGGAATTAACAGTGATGAAGAAATTGATCAATGGGTCCGGGAAAATGTTGAAAGTGCTTATCACCCTTCCTGCTCCTGCAAAATGGGTAGCAGCGAGGATCCAATGGCTGTCGTCGATTCCCAGTGCCGAGTGATGGGAATTGAACAGTTACGCATTGTCGATTCATCAATCTTTCCCACGATTACCAACGGCAACTTGAACGCCCCTACCATTATGGTTGCAGAGCGAGCTGCTGATTTTATTTTAGGCAACACACAACTCCCCAGATCTGATGCACCAGTCTGGATTGCAGAAGACTGGCAGACACAACAACGCACCAGTCAGCCTCGACGCTCTTCTGTACCCGATACAGAAATGAGCCGATGAACAAAAGTAAAAGGAAATACTATGAACTTCAGAAAATGGCCTTTAACTACCAAAATAGTAGCACTGAGCCTCAGTGCACTATTCTCTTTACAGAGTTATGCAGCAACAACCTGCGAAACCGTCCATTTTTCCGATGTCGGATGGACCGATATTACTTCGACAACAGCAGTTACCAGTGAAGTATTAAATGGTCTGGGTTACGGCACCAAAACCGATCTGTTATCGGTTCCTGTAACCTATTCTTCGATGGCAAACGGTGATATCGACGTTTTTCTGGGGAACTGGATGCCAACCATGGAAGGTGATATCAAAAAATATCTTGATGCCGGCAGTGTAGAAAATGTTCGTGCAAATTTAACCGGTGCAAAATATACCCTTGCTGTTCCTCAGTATGTCTACGATGCAGGTGTACATTCCTTTGCTGATCTGGCGAAATACGCGAGTAAATTCCACAATCGTATCTATGGTATTGAACC includes these proteins:
- a CDS encoding aminopeptidase P family protein gives rise to the protein MQNHIPERISNIRSWLKENQLDALIVPHEDEYLGEYLPAHNERLQWITGFTGSAGVAVITQEHASIFVDGRYTVQVTKQVPDSIFEYHHLIEEPFLDWIIDHLSPNSKVGFDPRLHRSIWVTHTQQTLSGKLTLCPLQDNPIDLLWQDRPVPFYSKMWFMDTKLSGQSSEDKRQAIAEVLRKKQAHCALLTQTDSICWLLNIRGQDISCLPVLLSYAIIYEDATVDFFIDPQRVINGFEQHVGPGVNICPPVTLEASLANLKGKQVLFDPATCNAWFSLTLQNAGVSTLHVVDPCMLPKAAKNASEVSGMQACHIRDGAAMAKFLSWLDQEVAQGNMHNEAALSDQLARFRQEDPTLLDFSFDTISAAGSNAAMCHYNHLNQITPGQLTPDSFYLVDSGGQYTDGTTDITRTVAIGTPSSLMKQQFTLVLKGHIALASARFPQGTSGHQLDALARQHLWAHGYDFDHGTGHGVGHCLNVHEGPQRISKAPNTVALLPGMVVSNEPGYYRAEQFGIRIENLELVVPVDTEGDFDVLGFESLTRCPIDLRAIDFSLLTDAEIQWLNTYHQKVWNDVSPLVSGMVREWLQQATQPVSQS
- the betI gene encoding transcriptional regulator BetI, encoding MPKIGMPDIRKPQLVRATMNVIERVGLHGASVSLISKEAGVSAGIINHYFGGKQGLLEETMRAILREHSRTITSALKALPKHAHYERINAIIDGNFKGFQAESEVVKTWLAFWSYSMHDPQLHRLQRVNEKRLISHLKIELKALIPQQQVLPVALGIAALVDGIWLRGALNPLGIDAGLARTMINDYLDKQISYYNDLQLG
- the betB gene encoding betaine-aldehyde dehydrogenase, which encodes MEIKSLYIHGKRCDATSGETFTSVNPATGEVLAVLGQASSQDIEDAVESAKKGFALWSSMTAVERSRILLKAVDILRERNDELAELEVLDTGKPLQEAITVDIATGADVIEYYAGLAPTLVGTQQPLTPNQFFYTRQEPLGICAGIGAWNYPIQIAMWKSAPALAAGNAMIFKPSEETPLTALQLAEIYTEAGVPAGVFNVVQGDGQVGEQLTTHPDIAKISFTGEIETGKKVMANSARTLKSVTMELGGKSPLLIFEDAPLDQAVSAAMVANFYTQGEVCTNGTRVFVHESIYDDFLQQLKTRTEKLVVGNPLDMETQVGALISREHFNKVMTAIADAQNSNARLLTGGFQVKENGLEKGNFVAPTVFYDCDEEMNLVQHEIFGPVMAVMKFSDEDDAIHRANDTSYGLAAGVFTRDISRAHRIIHQLQAGICWINTWGNSPAEMPVGGYKNSGIGRENGLETLTHYTQTKSVFIELGDFESPYQ
- the betA gene encoding choline dehydrogenase produces the protein MKQQFDYIIVGAGSAGCVLADRLTESGEYSVLLLEAGGSDKSIFIQMPTALSYPMNTPKYAWQFETVPERGLNGRQLHCPRGKVLGGSSSINGMVYVRGHACDFDEWENQGAKGWSYADCLPYFKRAESWSGGGDQYRGHDGPVATCNGNDMQLNPLYAAFIRAGVDAGYPETKDYNGYQQEGFGPMHMTVDRGVRASTANAYLKRALKRPNLTLIKNVVARKILLDGKRATGIEFEHNGTIQTVHAHREIISSAGSVGSVQLLQCSGIGPGDVLKAAGVELRHELPGVGENLQDHLEVYFQYQCKQPITLNSKLGLISKGLIGTQWILTHRGLGATNHFESCAFIRSRPGLKWPNIQYHFLPAAMRYDGQAAFSGHGFQVHVGPNKPESRGKITITSSDPHIKPAIEFNYLSTEQDQQDWRDCIHLTREILSQPALDAYRGDEIQPGAGINSDEEIDQWVRENVESAYHPSCSCKMGSSEDPMAVVDSQCRVMGIEQLRIVDSSIFPTITNGNLNAPTIMVAERAADFILGNTQLPRSDAPVWIAEDWQTQQRTSQPRRSSVPDTEMSR